One segment of Treponema pectinovorum DNA contains the following:
- a CDS encoding LIC_12708 family protein — protein sequence MIKIFKKSVWIFLSLLCLSFFSCIRSNTVSSIGENSLFKINYGSFEDELNLFNLSLSGSINTYMTMQDGFFYIANGESKKIMELNSYGDLLSLYYNEDFTKLPSFADSQTANSTKKAISYPFNSLGPLAVDSKKSLYAVDTLPSDRNEVDSKNRLLLNYVVLRFSSDGKFIDYIGQEGPGGTPFPYIKKIYITKNDELVVVCETNVGPTVYWFNESGFLLYTIPFTEDTVPKLKSDDPDYVSFVSIENVIPDNMDYKLYVQVNYFQNYLDPATKVQSGVDYEKTMLYPLDVETALYEEGLDIPSFEESISGSLSKDVFSVPFELLGVTDNGWFFFILPIEKGYLVQMVQPNGQKILKRSLPLEHSSILYSSLSLSRNGIISALLIKNSQAEISWWRTDSLVSGLMN from the coding sequence ATGATTAAAATCTTTAAAAAATCTGTGTGGATTTTTTTGTCTTTGCTTTGTCTCTCTTTTTTTTCCTGCATCCGTTCAAATACTGTAAGTTCAATCGGCGAAAATTCTCTTTTTAAGATAAATTACGGCAGTTTTGAAGATGAATTAAATCTTTTTAACTTAAGTCTTTCTGGCTCTATAAATACTTATATGACGATGCAGGACGGTTTTTTTTACATTGCAAATGGCGAGTCAAAAAAAATTATGGAATTAAATTCCTATGGGGATTTGTTGAGCCTTTATTACAACGAAGATTTTACAAAGTTGCCTTCATTTGCAGACTCACAAACTGCCAATTCAACTAAAAAAGCGATTTCTTATCCTTTTAATTCTTTGGGTCCCTTGGCTGTAGATTCCAAAAAAAGCCTTTACGCTGTAGACACTCTTCCTTCCGACAGAAACGAAGTTGATTCAAAAAATCGTCTGCTTTTAAACTATGTTGTTTTAAGGTTTTCTAGCGATGGAAAATTCATAGATTATATTGGACAGGAAGGTCCAGGCGGAACGCCGTTTCCGTACATAAAAAAAATTTACATCACAAAGAATGATGAGCTTGTTGTTGTCTGCGAAACAAATGTTGGTCCTACAGTTTATTGGTTTAACGAAAGCGGATTTTTGCTCTATACGATTCCGTTTACGGAAGATACTGTGCCAAAATTAAAGAGCGATGACCCGGATTATGTTTCTTTTGTTTCCATAGAAAATGTAATTCCAGACAATATGGATTATAAACTTTATGTTCAAGTAAATTATTTTCAAAACTATCTCGACCCAGCGACAAAAGTTCAATCTGGAGTCGATTACGAAAAGACAATGCTTTATCCGTTGGATGTAGAAACCGCTTTGTATGAAGAAGGCCTTGATATTCCGTCTTTTGAAGAATCTATTTCTGGAAGCTTGAGCAAAGATGTCTTTTCTGTTCCTTTTGAATTGTTAGGCGTTACAGATAATGGCTGGTTTTTCTTTATTTTGCCGATAGAAAAAGGATATCTGGTGCAGATGGTGCAGCCAAATGGTCAAAAAATCTTAAAACGCTCGTTGCCTTTGGAGCACAGTTCAATCCTTTACAGTTCACTTTCTTTAAGCAGAAACGGAATTATAAGTGCACTTCTCATAAAAAATTCGCAGGCAGAAATTTCATGGTGGCGGACGGACTCCCTCGTTAGCGGTTTAATGAATTGA
- the secA gene encoding preprotein translocase subunit SecA, whose protein sequence is MLDKIFTTIFGSQNERDIKKMLPIVAAVNEKESWAKSLSEQDFPKQTQIFKERLANGETLDDILPEAFALCREAAFRVRGERAYDVQVMGSINLHLGRITEMKTGEGKTLVAVAPSYLNCLTGKGVHVVTVNDYLAERDANTMRPVFSYLGCTVGAILSNMDNDARRQAYNCDITYGTNNELGFDYLRDNMQIELSSKVQRGFNYCIVDEIDSILIDEARTPLIISGAGEDDTYKYYEVDKYVGEFTEVKKDPATDDYPDEVQMTPEERAAMEGDYKIDEKSKRISFTDKGMEHIEKILHQHNLIPSDTKLQDEQNFEFLHYFTQALRAHLLYENDVDYVVKDGQVQIVDEFTGRILEGRRYSDGLHQAIEAKERVKIAQRNRTMATVTFQNFFRMYNKLSGMTGTAQTEAVEFSKIYKLDVVAIPTNLPVARIDENDEVYLNEEDKWNAIVKEIKTAHDKGQPILVGTVSVEKSEHLSTLLTRAGIRHEVLNAKNHAREALIIAEAGAKGAVTVATNMAGRGTDIKLGGSYESRATKRAGTNATPEQLKQALQIEKEKWQGDYEEVKALGGLYVIGSERHESRRIDNQLRGRSGRQGDPGRSKFFISMDDDLMRLFGGEKMKGIMKRIGMEPGEPIYHPWLTKGIENAQKKVEQRNFEIRKNLIDYDDVLNDQREFIYGQRDGILSDEKLTQRIMTTADDYLEQWFTEYEHNRKNGLSPLLEQIRENFGVQLPAKECTKESVLALLQNDLTEKEELVGHEQFNMFIRYQYLQLIDRKWLDQLEFLDALREAVHLRSYSSKNPLTEYKIDGFNAFEDMIENIRLTIAGRVFKVRVQINPPAQQANRNIQMNAQHSQAQSMSDQARTQGQASNSIASRAYHSKQQASGVMASSRQGESVTVRRTMPKVGRNDPCPCGSGKKYKQCHGR, encoded by the coding sequence ATGTTAGATAAAATTTTTACAACCATATTTGGTTCACAAAATGAACGCGATATTAAAAAAATGCTGCCAATAGTGGCTGCTGTAAACGAAAAAGAAAGTTGGGCAAAATCCCTTTCCGAACAGGATTTTCCTAAACAGACACAAATTTTTAAAGAGCGACTTGCAAATGGTGAAACTTTGGACGACATCCTTCCAGAAGCGTTTGCGCTATGCAGGGAAGCGGCATTTAGAGTTCGCGGTGAGCGTGCTTATGACGTACAGGTGATGGGGTCAATAAATCTCCACCTTGGAAGAATAACCGAAATGAAAACCGGTGAAGGAAAAACCCTCGTTGCAGTAGCACCTTCCTATCTAAACTGCCTTACTGGAAAAGGTGTTCACGTAGTTACTGTAAACGACTATCTTGCAGAGCGCGATGCAAACACTATGCGTCCTGTGTTTAGTTATCTTGGCTGTACAGTAGGCGCAATACTTTCAAATATGGATAACGATGCTCGCCGCCAAGCATACAACTGCGACATCACATACGGAACAAACAACGAACTTGGCTTTGACTATCTTCGCGACAACATGCAGATAGAACTTTCATCAAAGGTTCAAAGAGGATTCAACTATTGCATAGTCGATGAAATTGACTCCATCCTCATCGATGAAGCGAGAACTCCACTTATAATCTCTGGTGCTGGCGAAGACGACACATACAAGTATTATGAAGTAGACAAATACGTTGGAGAATTTACAGAAGTAAAAAAAGATCCTGCCACAGACGACTATCCTGATGAAGTTCAAATGACTCCAGAAGAGCGAGCGGCAATGGAAGGCGACTATAAGATTGACGAAAAGTCAAAAAGGATTTCTTTTACAGACAAAGGAATGGAGCATATCGAAAAAATTTTGCACCAGCATAACCTTATCCCCAGCGACACAAAATTGCAGGACGAGCAAAACTTTGAATTTTTGCACTATTTTACGCAGGCACTTCGCGCTCACCTGCTCTACGAAAACGATGTTGATTATGTTGTAAAAGACGGGCAAGTTCAAATTGTAGACGAATTTACAGGACGCATTTTGGAAGGCCGCCGCTATTCAGACGGATTGCACCAAGCAATAGAAGCAAAAGAGCGAGTAAAAATTGCACAGCGCAACAGGACAATGGCAACTGTAACTTTCCAGAACTTTTTCAGAATGTACAACAAACTTTCGGGAATGACAGGAACTGCACAAACAGAAGCAGTAGAATTTTCAAAGATATACAAACTCGACGTAGTAGCAATTCCTACAAATCTTCCTGTCGCTCGAATTGACGAAAATGACGAGGTTTACTTAAACGAAGAAGATAAATGGAACGCAATCGTAAAAGAAATAAAAACTGCACACGATAAGGGGCAACCTATTCTGGTAGGCACCGTTTCCGTAGAAAAGTCAGAGCATCTTTCCACCCTCCTTACAAGAGCAGGAATTCGCCATGAAGTTTTAAACGCAAAAAACCACGCACGCGAAGCCTTGATTATCGCAGAAGCAGGTGCAAAAGGTGCGGTAACGGTTGCAACAAACATGGCAGGACGCGGTACAGATATAAAACTTGGCGGAAGTTATGAATCGAGGGCGACAAAACGTGCAGGAACAAACGCAACTCCAGAACAATTAAAACAGGCACTTCAAATAGAAAAAGAAAAATGGCAAGGCGACTATGAAGAAGTAAAAGCACTTGGCGGACTTTATGTAATCGGTTCCGAACGCCATGAATCGCGCCGTATCGACAACCAGTTGCGCGGTCGCTCTGGACGACAAGGAGACCCAGGAAGGTCAAAATTCTTTATATCGATGGACGACGATCTCATGAGGCTCTTTGGCGGCGAAAAGATGAAAGGCATAATGAAAAGAATCGGCATGGAACCAGGCGAGCCTATATATCATCCTTGGCTTACAAAGGGAATCGAAAACGCACAGAAAAAAGTTGAACAGCGAAACTTTGAAATCCGAAAAAACTTGATTGACTACGACGATGTATTAAACGACCAGCGAGAGTTTATCTATGGGCAGAGGGATGGAATTCTTTCAGACGAAAAATTGACCCAGCGCATAATGACAACCGCAGACGACTATCTTGAGCAGTGGTTTACAGAATACGAGCACAACAGAAAAAATGGGCTTTCGCCACTTTTAGAGCAGATAAGAGAAAATTTTGGAGTTCAGCTTCCTGCAAAAGAATGCACAAAAGAAAGTGTATTGGCACTTTTGCAAAACGATTTAACAGAAAAAGAAGAATTGGTTGGACACGAACAGTTTAATATGTTCATAAGATACCAATATTTGCAGTTAATCGACAGAAAGTGGCTCGACCAGCTTGAGTTTTTGGATGCATTGCGAGAAGCCGTTCACCTTCGTTCCTACAGTTCAAAAAATCCTTTAACAGAATACAAAATTGACGGTTTTAACGCATTCGAAGATATGATAGAAAATATCCGCCTCACAATAGCAGGACGAGTGTTCAAAGTCCGAGTGCAGATAAATCCACCAGCACAACAGGCAAACCGCAATATACAGATGAACGCCCAACACAGTCAGGCTCAAAGCATGAGCGACCAGGCACGCACTCAGGGGCAAGCCTCAAACTCTATTGCAAGCAGAGCATACCATTCAAAACAGCAAGCAAGCGGCGTAATGGCATCTTCAAGACAGGGCGAAAGCGTAACCGTAAGAAGAACAATGCCAAAAGTTGGAAGAAACGACCCTTGTCCATGCGGAAGCGGGAAAAAATACAAGCAGTGCCACGGCCGATAA